The Chrysemys picta bellii isolate R12L10 chromosome 12, ASM1138683v2, whole genome shotgun sequence genome has a segment encoding these proteins:
- the LOC101936618 gene encoding acetylcholinesterase-like: MLGLLPALPCLLLLSLPGFSSGSDDDGTVVLTTSGPIRGKRLQAGSSTVTAFLGIPYAQPPVGALRFQKPLPHQPWSQILETTSFGNVCHQPLLPTYPDAKLLTPTTPQSEDCLFLNVWVPHPRPPAPAPILIWIHGGGFFTGAASLEIYDGRFLAATGNIIVASMNYRLGALGFLSLPPAAPGNAGLWDQRLALRWLRDNAAAFGGDPAHVMLSGHDSGAASVGFHLLSPGSRPLFTRAMLQSGSPTGPLSSISLEEAKERGQRLGQLLGCTDSDDTALVGCLQGKEAGEFPKHEFSILRHRELLRLPFLPTTDGDFLPDSPSRLLQAKQSQPIPIATGFTANEGSYLLLFAAPTLQLQNARNVGMEELLQVLKLMVPGAPEEAVQAVARWYSQEGEKQGEAQYRWAMEQIVGDYIIVCPVAEVARRETEAGNPVFAYSFDQRPSGLSTAEWTGVPHGSELPYQFGTLWSLAGANSTHTEAEEVLSRTMMQWTAEFARTG, encoded by the coding sequence ATGCTGGGActtctccctgctctcccctgcctgctcctcctctccctgccggGCTTCAGCTCTGGCTCCGATGACGACGGAACCGTGGTGCTCACCACCAGTGGCCCCATCCGGGGCAAGCGCCTCCAGGCTGGCTCCAGCACAGTGACGGCCTTCCTGGGCATCCCCTATGCCCAGCCCCCCGTGGGGGCCTTGCGCTTCCAGAAACCGCTTCCCCACCAGCCCTGGAGCCAAATCCTGGAAACCACCAGCTTCGGCAATGTCTGCCACCAGCCTCTGCTTCCTACTTACCCTGATGCCAAATTATTGACACCCACAACGCCGCAGTCTGAGGACTGCCTCTTCCTCAATGTCTGGGTGCCCCATCCCcggccccctgcaccagcccccatCCTCATCTGGATCCATGGCGGGGGGTTCTTCACCGGGGCAGCCTCCCTTGAGATCTATGATGGGCGCTTTTTAGCTGCAACCGGGAACATTATCGTGGCCTCCATGAACTAccggctgggggcgctgggcttCCTGTCTCTGCCCCCGGCCGCCCCGGGGAACGCCGGCCTGTGGGACCAGCGCCTGGCGCTGCGCTGGCTGCGGGACAATGCAGCCGCCTTTGGTGGGGATCCAGCCCACGTGATGCTTTCCGGCCATGACTCTGGGGCTGCGTCAGTCGGCTTCCACCTCCTCTCCCCGGGGAGCCGGCCCCTCTTCACCCGCGCCATGCTGCAGAGCGGATCCCCGACAGGACCCTTGAGTTCAATTTCACTTGAGGAGGccaaggagagaggccagaggcTGGGCCAGCTGCTGGGCTGCACCGATAGCGATGACACGGCCCTGGTGGGCTGCCTGCAGGGGAAGGAAGCAGGGGAGTTCCCCAAACACGAGTTCTCCATCTTGCGCCACAGGGAGCTGCTGAGGCTGCCCTTTCTTCCAACAACAGATGGGGATTTCCTGCCTGATTCACCATCAAGACTCCTGCAGGCTAAGCAGAGCCAGCCTATACCCATCGCAACTGGTTTCACTGCCAACGAAGGCTCCTACCTACTACTCTTTGCTGCCCCCACCTTACAGCTGCAGAACGCCAGAAACGTCGGTatggaggagctgctgcaggtgtTGAAGCTCATGGTGCCAGGGGCACCAGAAGAGGCCGTCCAGGCTGTGGCTCGGTGGTACAGccaggagggggagaagcagggcgaGGCACAGTATCGATGGGCCATGGAACAAATTGTTGGTGACTACATCATTGTGTGCCCAGTAGCCGAGGTGGCTAGGCGAGAAACAGAGGCCGGCAATCCCGTGTTTGCCTACAGCTTTGACCAGCGCCCCAGTGGATTGTCTACAGCAGAATGGACAGGGGTGCCACATGGCTCTGAGCTCCCCTACCAGTTCGGAACTCTGTGGTCCCTGGCAGGAGCCAACTCCACGCACACAGAGGCTGAGGAAGTGCTGAGCCGCACGATGATGCAATGGACTGCGGAGTTCGCCAGGACCGGGTAA